One segment of Paenibacillus rhizovicinus DNA contains the following:
- the serS gene encoding serine--tRNA ligase: MLDVKLLRNDFAKVEQALANRGKSLDLIADFPALDGKWRDMLQETEQLKNRRNTVSQEVAKLKKSGGDAEALIVEMREVGDRIKVLDEEIRTVEAEIADLMLAIPNVPNESVPVGASEDDNVEIRRHGEVPSFTFEPKAHFELAQDLGILDFERAAKVTGSRFVFYRGLGARLERALINFMMDLHSDQHGYEEILPPYIVNRDSLVGTGQLPKFEEDLFKVADTEYYLIPTAEVPVTNVHREEILPAEDLPKNFVAYSACFRSEAGSAGRDTRGLIRQHQFNKIELVKLVKPEDSYAELEKLTANAEKVLQLLGLPYRVLTLCTGDMGFTSAKTYDLEVWIPSGGTYREISSCSNFEDFQARRANIRFRREAKGKPEFVHTLNGSGLAVGRTVAAILENFQQADGTVLVPEVLRPYMGGLEVIGPR; encoded by the coding sequence GTGCTTGACGTAAAACTGCTACGGAATGATTTTGCCAAGGTAGAACAAGCGCTCGCGAATCGCGGGAAGTCGCTGGACCTGATTGCCGATTTCCCGGCGCTGGACGGCAAATGGCGCGATATGCTGCAGGAGACGGAACAGTTGAAGAACCGCCGCAATACCGTATCCCAAGAAGTCGCGAAGCTGAAGAAGAGCGGCGGGGACGCAGAAGCGCTGATCGTCGAAATGCGCGAGGTTGGCGACCGGATCAAGGTGCTGGATGAAGAGATCCGTACAGTCGAAGCGGAAATCGCCGACCTGATGCTTGCGATCCCGAACGTGCCGAACGAGAGCGTGCCTGTTGGCGCATCCGAGGATGACAATGTGGAAATTCGCCGCCACGGCGAAGTGCCTTCGTTTACCTTCGAGCCAAAGGCTCACTTCGAGTTGGCGCAGGACCTGGGCATTCTGGATTTCGAGCGCGCGGCTAAAGTAACGGGCTCGCGCTTCGTTTTCTATCGCGGCCTTGGTGCTCGTCTGGAACGTGCGCTGATTAACTTCATGATGGACTTACATAGCGACCAGCATGGCTACGAAGAGATTCTTCCGCCGTATATTGTCAATCGCGACAGCCTGGTCGGAACGGGGCAGCTGCCGAAGTTCGAGGAAGACCTCTTCAAAGTAGCGGATACCGAGTATTACCTGATCCCGACAGCGGAAGTGCCGGTGACGAACGTGCACCGCGAAGAGATTTTGCCAGCTGAGGATCTGCCGAAGAACTTCGTTGCATACAGCGCATGCTTCCGCTCTGAGGCAGGCTCTGCAGGCCGCGACACGCGGGGCTTGATTCGCCAGCACCAGTTCAACAAAATCGAGCTGGTGAAGCTGGTGAAGCCGGAGGATTCTTATGCCGAGCTCGAGAAGCTCACTGCGAACGCGGAGAAAGTGCTGCAGCTGTTGGGCCTTCCTTATCGCGTATTGACGCTCTGCACAGGCGATATGGGCTTTACGTCGGCGAAGACGTATGATCTGGAGGTCTGGATTCCAAGCGGCGGTACGTACCGCGAGATCTCGTCCTGCTCGAACTTCGAGGATTTCCAAGCGCGCCGCGCCAATATCCGTTTCCGCCGGGAAGCAAAAGGGAAACCGGAATTCGTGCACACGCTGAACGGCTCGGGTCTAGCGGTCGGCCGCACAGTCGCAGCTATCCTGGAGAATTTCCAACAAGCCGACGGCACGGTCCTCGTACCGGAGGTTCTGCGTCCGTACATGGGCGGCCTTGAAGTGATTGGTCCTCGCTAG
- the pdxT gene encoding pyridoxal 5'-phosphate synthase glutaminase subunit PdxT, with protein sequence MKIGVLALQGAVAEHIRSIEAAGGEGIAVKRTEELQELDGLIIPGGESTTIGKLMRRYGFIEAVREFSKQGKPIFGTCAGLIVLAERIEGQEDAHLQLMDMTVARNAFGRQQESFETDLDIKGINEPVRAVFIRAPLIKEVSPSVDILSTYNGEIVTARQGHLLASSYHPELTDDYRLHAYFLDMAKEAAAAGAKE encoded by the coding sequence ATGAAGATAGGCGTATTGGCGCTGCAAGGCGCCGTTGCTGAACATATAAGAAGCATTGAAGCTGCCGGCGGCGAGGGCATTGCCGTCAAGCGCACCGAGGAGCTTCAGGAGCTGGACGGGTTGATTATCCCCGGCGGCGAGAGCACGACGATCGGCAAGCTGATGCGCAGGTACGGCTTCATCGAGGCGGTCCGTGAATTCTCGAAGCAGGGTAAGCCGATCTTCGGCACATGTGCCGGTCTGATCGTGCTTGCAGAGCGCATCGAAGGCCAAGAGGATGCACATCTGCAGCTGATGGACATGACGGTTGCCCGCAATGCGTTCGGTCGACAACAGGAAAGCTTCGAGACCGACTTGGACATCAAAGGCATCAACGAGCCGGTACGCGCGGTATTCATCCGTGCGCCGCTCATTAAAGAAGTATCGCCAAGCGTCGATATTCTCTCGACCTACAACGGTGAAATTGTAACTGCTCGACAAGGCCATCTGCTGGCCTCGTCGTATCATCCGGAGCTGACGGACGATTATCGTCTGCATGCGTATTTCCTTGATATGGCGAAGGAAGCGGCTGCAGCTGGGGCAAAAGAATAA
- the pdxS gene encoding pyridoxal 5'-phosphate synthase lyase subunit PdxS, whose amino-acid sequence METGTSRVKRGMAEMQKGGVIMDVMNAEQAKIAEAAGATAVMALERVPSDIRAAGGVARMADPTVLEEVMKVVSIPVMAKARIGHYVEARVLEALGADYIDESEVLTPADEVFHISKRDFTVPFVCGAKDLGEALRRIQEGAAMLRTKGEPGTGNIVEAVRHMRLITGQIRKVQNLSKDELYHEAKNLGVPYDLLLNVHETGKLPVVNFAAGGVATPSDAALMMHLGADGVFVGSGIFKSEYPERFARAIVEATTHYTDYKLIAEVSKNLGTPMKGIEISKLAPSERMQDRGF is encoded by the coding sequence ATGGAAACAGGAACTTCGCGCGTAAAACGCGGTATGGCTGAAATGCAAAAAGGCGGCGTCATCATGGACGTTATGAATGCCGAGCAAGCTAAGATTGCCGAAGCGGCAGGCGCAACGGCCGTTATGGCCCTTGAGCGCGTACCTTCCGATATTCGCGCTGCCGGCGGCGTAGCCCGCATGGCTGATCCGACGGTTCTTGAGGAAGTCATGAAAGTCGTTTCGATTCCAGTAATGGCTAAAGCGCGTATCGGCCACTATGTAGAGGCTCGCGTACTGGAAGCACTGGGCGCCGACTACATCGATGAGAGCGAAGTGCTCACGCCTGCTGACGAAGTATTCCATATCTCCAAGCGCGATTTCACGGTTCCATTCGTGTGCGGTGCGAAAGATCTTGGCGAAGCGCTTCGTCGTATCCAAGAAGGCGCTGCGATGCTTCGTACGAAAGGCGAGCCGGGAACGGGCAACATCGTTGAGGCCGTTCGCCACATGCGTCTGATTACGGGCCAAATTCGTAAAGTACAGAACCTGTCCAAGGACGAGCTGTACCACGAAGCGAAGAACCTCGGCGTACCTTACGATCTGCTTCTGAACGTTCACGAAACAGGCAAGCTGCCTGTCGTTAACTTTGCAGCCGGCGGCGTAGCAACGCCATCCGATGCAGCGCTGATGATGCACCTGGGCGCTGACGGCGTGTTCGTCGGATCCGGTATTTTCAAATCCGAATATCCGGAGCGCTTCGCTCGTGCAATCGTTGAAGCAACGACACACTATACGGATTACAAGCTGATCGCGGAAGTATCCAAAAACCTGGGTACGCCGATGAAAGGCATCGAAATTTCGAAGCTGGCGCCGTCCGAGCGCATGCAGGACCGCGGCTTCTAA
- a CDS encoding D-alanyl-D-alanine carboxypeptidase family protein gives MKRKKGRVRFVPTICATVIAMMLTTNLGTHAAHADKVEVTPNPLGVEARSAILIDADSGQVLYAVNADKAYPPASMTKLMTEYLVLEEISAGRLSLTDMVTATKEAASIPPDGSQIYLAEGDQHSVKDLYMAMAVQSANDATIALADRIGGTEQGFVEKMNETAKALGLKSAHFTSATGLADTTVISASDLARFASILIKKHPEFLDFSKTPSYKFRERDKTAMVNLNWMLETNKSIPNFKQYAYPGVDGMKTGYIGSAGYCFTGTAKQGDLRLISVVMDTSSKSSRFVQTAKLFDYGFDNFEKKTIIAPKSVVETNKTVKIKKGVSKQVPIVTASDVSFLVKKNGTPNVTLSNVKLKEGGELVAPIASGTVVGTATYSYKDPDTGQSLNKTINLVTSEDVKKASWWRLMFRGLGSFISGLFKGIMDLF, from the coding sequence TTGAAACGGAAGAAGGGACGGGTACGTTTCGTACCGACCATTTGCGCGACTGTTATTGCCATGATGCTTACGACGAACCTAGGAACACATGCTGCACATGCAGATAAAGTGGAAGTCACGCCGAACCCCCTTGGAGTAGAGGCTCGTTCAGCGATTCTCATAGATGCCGATTCGGGACAGGTGCTGTATGCCGTTAATGCGGATAAAGCATACCCGCCGGCGAGCATGACGAAACTTATGACCGAATATTTGGTGCTGGAAGAGATCAGCGCAGGTCGTTTGAGCTTGACGGATATGGTAACGGCTACGAAAGAAGCGGCTTCCATTCCGCCGGACGGTTCTCAAATCTACTTGGCCGAAGGCGATCAGCATTCGGTAAAGGATTTATATATGGCTATGGCCGTCCAATCGGCGAACGATGCCACGATTGCGCTTGCCGACCGTATCGGAGGCACGGAGCAAGGCTTCGTCGAGAAGATGAATGAGACGGCGAAGGCGCTTGGCTTGAAATCGGCGCATTTTACAAGCGCAACGGGTCTTGCCGATACGACGGTAATTTCCGCAAGCGATTTGGCCAGATTCGCCAGTATTCTCATCAAGAAGCATCCGGAATTCCTCGATTTCTCCAAGACGCCAAGCTACAAGTTCCGTGAGCGCGATAAGACCGCAATGGTGAATTTGAACTGGATGCTGGAAACGAACAAATCAATTCCGAATTTCAAGCAATATGCGTATCCGGGCGTTGACGGCATGAAGACCGGCTATATCGGGTCTGCGGGCTACTGCTTTACGGGTACTGCGAAGCAAGGCGATTTGCGGTTGATTTCCGTCGTGATGGACACGTCGTCCAAGTCGTCCCGTTTCGTGCAAACGGCCAAGCTGTTCGACTACGGTTTTGATAATTTCGAGAAAAAGACGATTATCGCACCGAAATCGGTTGTAGAAACCAATAAGACGGTCAAAATAAAGAAGGGCGTTTCGAAGCAGGTGCCGATCGTGACCGCATCCGATGTTTCGTTCCTCGTGAAGAAGAATGGAACGCCTAACGTCACGCTGAGCAACGTGAAGCTGAAAGAGGGCGGAGAGCTCGTAGCTCCAATCGCAAGCGGAACCGTTGTCGGAACGGCAACGTATTCGTACAAGGATCCGGATACCGGCCAATCCCTGAACAAGACGATCAACCTGGTTACCTCGGAGGATGTCAAGAAGGCTAGCTGGTGGCGTTTGATGTTCCGCGGGTTGGGCAGCTTTATTTCCGGATTGTTTAAAGGCATCATGGATTTGTTCTAA
- the guaB gene encoding IMP dehydrogenase — MWENKFAKEGLTFDDVLLVPRKSEVLPREVDVSISLSPNVKLNIPLMSAGMDTVTEAKLAISMAREGGIGIIHKNMSIAQQAEEVDRVKRSESGVITNPFSLTADHHVYDAEELMGKYRISGVPVVDGNQKLVGIITNRDLRFIHDFSMKISEVMTKENLITAPVGTTLQQAEAVLQKHKIEKLPLVDETNTLKGLITIKDIEKAIQFPHAAKDPQGRLLCGAAVGIAKDTPERAEALVNAGVDVLVIDTAHGHQKNVIEMVRLLRSKYPDLTLVAGNVATGDGTRELIEAGASVIKVGMGPGSICTTRIIAGIGVPQITAIYDCASVAREYNVPIIADGGIKYSGDVTKAIASGASAIMIGSLFAGTEESPGESEIYQGRRFKVYRGMGSLGAMKEGSKDRYFQENENKLVPEGIEGRVAYKGPLADTVHQLIGGLRSGMGYCGAQNIEELKNDTQFVRITNAGLRESHPHDVQITKEAPNYSL, encoded by the coding sequence GTGTGGGAAAATAAATTCGCCAAAGAAGGCTTAACCTTTGATGACGTGCTGCTCGTTCCGCGTAAGTCGGAAGTACTGCCAAGGGAAGTAGATGTATCGATTTCGCTCAGCCCGAATGTGAAGCTGAACATTCCATTGATGAGCGCCGGCATGGATACGGTAACGGAAGCCAAACTGGCGATTTCCATGGCTCGCGAGGGCGGTATCGGTATTATTCATAAAAATATGTCCATCGCTCAACAAGCGGAAGAAGTGGACCGCGTGAAACGTTCGGAGAGCGGCGTTATCACGAATCCGTTCTCGTTGACGGCAGACCACCATGTATACGACGCAGAAGAGCTTATGGGTAAATATCGGATCTCCGGCGTGCCTGTCGTAGACGGTAACCAGAAGCTGGTCGGTATCATTACGAACCGGGACCTTCGTTTCATCCATGATTTCTCCATGAAGATCAGCGAAGTGATGACGAAAGAGAATCTGATTACCGCACCTGTAGGCACAACGCTGCAGCAAGCGGAAGCGGTTCTGCAAAAGCATAAAATCGAGAAGCTGCCGCTGGTAGATGAAACGAATACGCTGAAAGGCCTCATCACCATTAAGGATATCGAGAAGGCGATCCAATTCCCGCACGCAGCGAAGGATCCGCAAGGACGTTTGTTATGCGGCGCGGCTGTCGGTATTGCGAAGGACACGCCTGAACGTGCCGAGGCGCTCGTTAACGCCGGCGTTGACGTGCTTGTCATCGATACGGCGCATGGCCATCAGAAGAACGTCATCGAAATGGTTCGCCTACTCCGCAGTAAGTACCCTGATTTGACGCTTGTGGCGGGCAATGTAGCGACTGGCGATGGTACGCGCGAACTGATCGAAGCCGGAGCTTCTGTCATTAAAGTCGGTATGGGACCAGGATCCATCTGTACGACGCGTATTATTGCAGGCATTGGCGTTCCGCAAATCACGGCAATTTATGATTGTGCATCCGTTGCCCGCGAATACAATGTTCCGATCATTGCGGACGGAGGCATCAAGTACTCCGGCGATGTGACGAAGGCCATTGCATCCGGCGCTAGCGCAATCATGATCGGCAGCCTTTTCGCCGGTACGGAAGAAAGCCCGGGCGAATCGGAAATTTATCAAGGACGCCGCTTTAAAGTTTACCGCGGCATGGGTTCCCTTGGCGCCATGAAAGAAGGCAGCAAAGACCGTTACTTCCAAGAGAACGAGAACAAGCTCGTTCCGGAAGGCATTGAAGGCCGCGTTGCCTACAAAGGCCCATTGGCCGATACGGTTCATCAGCTGATCGGCGGTTTGCGTTCCGGCATGGGATATTGCGGCGCGCAAAACATCGAAGAGCTGAAGAACGATACGCAGTTCGTTCGCATTACAAACGCAGGCTTGCGCGAAAGCCATCCGCATGACGTGCAAATTACGAAAGAAGCGCCGAACTACTCCCTGTAA
- a CDS encoding putative glycoside hydrolase — MKMLKRVQGIVLAMSAIIGMMGCSSQNHKDKEMLPPLPAQSFANSTKSIQLHSIKSTRRPVKPTKFHLKGVSEDKQVEGASRQGMHRAVEADSREAIAGQSLSSRRQPVRGIYVSGWVAGSKHRLDRLIQLVDKTDLNAMVIDVKNDYGQLTYRSSLPAVKAIGADRHVAINDISGLICKLKAKNIYVIGRVVAFKDPLYAKQYPAMALQKRNGGVWHDVQGKAWLDPFQSQVRTYNIAIAEEAAAKGFDEIQFDYVRFPDNGGKVDREVRYYNPRGKSKAQMISTFLSSARHQLHVKGARVSADVFGLVTSSTNDMGIGQSWRSISGAVDVISPMTYPSHYSTGMYGVKQPDLSPYAIIHHAMADAQHRNAIMRQSGHASTAQVRPWLQSFTAKWVHPHQTYGAEQVNKQVQAARDQGIDEFLLWSSNCKYDYRSLF; from the coding sequence ATGAAGATGTTGAAGCGTGTACAGGGCATAGTATTGGCCATGTCGGCCATCATCGGAATGATGGGATGCAGCAGTCAGAACCATAAAGATAAGGAAATGCTGCCGCCATTACCGGCACAATCATTCGCAAATTCGACAAAATCAATTCAGCTTCATTCAATCAAGTCGACGCGTCGACCTGTTAAACCAACTAAATTCCACCTAAAGGGCGTGTCGGAAGACAAACAAGTCGAAGGCGCATCTCGACAAGGCATGCATCGGGCGGTTGAAGCTGATTCCCGGGAGGCTATTGCGGGGCAATCCTTGTCTAGCCGGAGGCAGCCGGTAAGAGGGATCTATGTATCCGGGTGGGTGGCAGGCAGCAAGCATCGACTTGATCGGCTTATTCAGTTAGTGGACAAGACGGATTTGAATGCTATGGTGATCGATGTGAAAAATGATTACGGCCAGCTGACGTATCGCTCCTCACTGCCTGCCGTTAAAGCCATTGGTGCGGATCGGCACGTTGCAATTAATGATATATCGGGATTGATTTGCAAATTAAAAGCGAAAAATATCTATGTAATTGGCCGAGTCGTGGCTTTCAAGGACCCGCTTTATGCGAAGCAGTATCCGGCAATGGCGCTGCAGAAGAGGAATGGCGGTGTCTGGCACGACGTTCAAGGGAAGGCTTGGCTTGATCCTTTCCAGTCGCAGGTTCGAACGTATAATATAGCCATTGCGGAAGAGGCCGCGGCGAAAGGGTTTGACGAAATTCAATTCGATTATGTGCGCTTTCCGGACAATGGGGGCAAAGTGGATCGGGAGGTTCGATACTATAATCCCCGAGGGAAATCGAAGGCGCAAATGATTTCCACGTTCCTGAGCAGCGCGCGTCATCAACTGCATGTTAAAGGGGCGCGTGTCTCTGCGGATGTATTCGGATTGGTAACCTCTTCGACAAACGATATGGGGATTGGGCAATCCTGGCGGTCGATCTCGGGGGCGGTCGACGTGATTTCGCCGATGACCTATCCTTCCCACTATTCGACGGGGATGTATGGCGTGAAGCAGCCGGATTTAAGCCCTTACGCGATCATCCATCATGCCATGGCGGATGCTCAGCATCGGAATGCGATCATGCGGCAAAGCGGGCATGCCTCAACGGCGCAGGTTCGGCCATGGCTGCAAAGTTTTACCGCTAAATGGGTCCATCCTCATCAGACATACGGGGCTGAACAAGTGAACAAACAAGTACAGGCGGCACGTGATCAGGGCATAGATGAGTTTCTGCTATGGAGCTCTAATTGCAAATATGATTATCGTTCGTTGTTTTGA
- the lysS gene encoding lysine--tRNA ligase — protein MEQGTQEQELSELLQIRRDKLDELRNLGIDPFGGKFERSHQTKQIVDAYEETSKEDLESQGIEVSVAGRIMQKRGMGKASFAHIQDLSGKIQIYARKDTLSETQYQAFDMLDIGDIIGVRGVVFKTNTGETSIKAKEIEVLSKSLLPLPDKFHGLKDVELRYRQRYVDLITNPEVQQTFILRSRIIQSMRRYLDGLGYLEVETPTLHAIAGGAAARPFITHHNALDMQLYMRIAIELHLKRLIVGGMEKVYEIGRVYRNEGISTRHNPEFTMIELYEAYADYKDIMALTESLVAHIAQEVLGTTKIMYQGQEVDLTPSWRRVSMVELVKEAKGVDFSQQMTDEEAHAHAKAHNVKVEPHMTFGHILNAFFEEFVEHTLIQPTFVTGHPVAISPLAKKSDADPRFTDRFELFIVAREHANAFTELNDPIDQRQRFESQLLEKEQGNDEAHEMDEDFIRALEYGMPPTGGLGIGIDRLVMLLTDAPSIRDVLLFPLMRERAGE, from the coding sequence GTGGAGCAAGGTACACAGGAACAAGAATTGAGCGAGCTGTTGCAGATCCGAAGAGACAAGCTGGACGAGCTGCGGAACCTCGGAATCGATCCGTTTGGCGGTAAATTCGAGCGGTCTCATCAAACCAAACAAATCGTCGATGCTTATGAAGAGACAAGCAAGGAAGACTTGGAGTCGCAGGGCATCGAGGTGTCCGTGGCAGGCCGCATCATGCAGAAGCGGGGCATGGGCAAAGCAAGCTTTGCGCATATTCAGGATCTGAGCGGCAAAATTCAAATTTACGCGCGTAAAGACACCCTGTCGGAAACGCAATATCAAGCTTTTGATATGCTCGATATCGGCGACATTATTGGCGTACGCGGCGTTGTGTTCAAAACAAACACGGGCGAAACGTCCATTAAAGCGAAAGAAATCGAAGTGCTGTCCAAGTCGCTTCTTCCATTGCCTGATAAATTCCACGGCTTGAAGGACGTCGAGCTGCGTTATCGTCAACGGTATGTGGATCTCATTACAAATCCGGAAGTGCAGCAAACGTTTATTCTCCGTTCGCGTATCATCCAATCGATGCGCCGGTACTTGGATGGACTTGGCTATTTGGAAGTCGAAACACCTACCCTGCACGCCATTGCGGGCGGAGCAGCTGCTCGTCCGTTCATCACGCATCATAATGCGCTGGATATGCAGCTCTATATGCGTATTGCGATTGAGCTTCATTTGAAGCGTCTTATCGTCGGCGGTATGGAGAAAGTATACGAGATCGGCCGCGTTTATCGGAACGAGGGTATCTCGACTCGCCATAACCCTGAGTTTACGATGATCGAGCTGTATGAGGCTTACGCCGACTACAAGGATATTATGGCCCTGACGGAATCGCTAGTTGCTCACATCGCGCAAGAGGTTCTGGGGACGACCAAGATCATGTACCAGGGGCAGGAAGTCGATCTTACGCCGTCATGGCGCCGTGTATCCATGGTCGAACTGGTCAAAGAAGCGAAGGGCGTTGACTTCAGCCAGCAAATGACGGACGAAGAAGCCCATGCGCATGCGAAAGCCCACAATGTTAAAGTAGAGCCGCATATGACGTTCGGCCATATCCTAAACGCCTTCTTCGAGGAATTCGTGGAGCACACGCTGATCCAGCCGACGTTTGTAACAGGCCATCCTGTCGCAATTTCGCCGCTGGCTAAGAAGAGTGATGCCGATCCGCGGTTTACCGACCGTTTCGAGCTTTTCATCGTTGCTCGCGAGCACGCCAACGCGTTCACCGAGCTCAACGATCCAATCGATCAGCGCCAGCGTTTCGAGTCGCAGCTGCTCGAGAAGGAACAAGGCAATGACGAAGCCCATGAGATGGACGAAGACTTCATCCGTGCATTGGAATACGGCATGCCGCCTACAGGCGGTCTCGGCATCGGCATCGATCGTCTGGTCATGCTGTTGACGGATGCTCCTTCGATTAGAGATGTACTGTTGTTCCCGCTCATGCGTGAACGTGCAGGCGAATAA
- the greA gene encoding transcription elongation factor GreA, translated as MSDKEIILTQDGLNKLEDELENLKSVKRREVAERIKVAIGYGDISENSEYEDAKNEQAFIEGRIITLEKMLRNARIINNDEIDIDTVSIGSIVTVEDLEFGDSMEYAIVGSAESDPLKNKISNESPVGKAILGKNKGTVVEVSVPAGIIKYKIVDIKK; from the coding sequence ATGAGCGATAAAGAGATTATTCTTACACAGGACGGTCTAAATAAGCTTGAAGACGAACTGGAGAACTTGAAATCCGTCAAGCGCCGCGAAGTAGCTGAACGGATCAAAGTGGCGATCGGATATGGCGATATCAGCGAGAACTCCGAGTACGAAGATGCGAAGAACGAGCAGGCATTTATCGAAGGCCGTATCATTACGTTGGAGAAAATGCTCCGCAACGCCCGCATCATCAATAACGACGAGATCGACATCGATACTGTCAGCATTGGTTCCATCGTAACGGTGGAAGACCTGGAATTCGGCGACTCGATGGAATATGCGATCGTAGGTTCGGCGGAATCCGATCCGCTCAAGAACAAGATTTCGAACGAAAGCCCGGTTGGGAAGGCGATTCTCGGTAAGAACAAAGGAACAGTCGTGGAAGTTAGCGTACCTGCCGGCATCATTAAATATAAAATCGTTGATATTAAGAAATAA
- the dusB gene encoding tRNA dihydrouridine synthase DusB: MLKIGNIEMKNRVVLAPMAGVCNPAFRLIAKEFGTGLVCAEMVSDKAILHGNKRTMEMLFVDEREKPLSLQIFGGDRESLVEAAKVVDKQTNADIIDINMGCPVPKVTKCDAGARWLLDPNKIYEMVSAVVEAVEKPVTVKMRIGWDSEHIFAVENAQAVERAGGKAVSVHGRTREQLYTGTANWDIIRDVKQAVSIPVIGNGDVFTPEDAQKLLDQTGCDGVMIGRGALGNPWMLYRTIHYLTTGELLNDPSAREKMDVAILHMDRLVNLKGEFTAVREMRKHLAWYLKGIPGAAQVKDVIMEETTRDKMVQILGDFVESLGDTSETPVTAVTSTRNEAVYH, encoded by the coding sequence ATGCTCAAAATCGGAAACATCGAGATGAAGAATAGAGTCGTGCTGGCACCGATGGCAGGCGTGTGCAACCCGGCTTTTCGACTGATTGCCAAAGAGTTCGGCACTGGCCTTGTTTGCGCCGAGATGGTAAGCGACAAGGCGATCTTGCACGGCAACAAGCGCACGATGGAAATGCTCTTCGTCGATGAGCGCGAGAAGCCGCTGAGCCTGCAAATTTTCGGCGGCGACCGCGAGTCGCTGGTGGAAGCGGCGAAAGTCGTCGACAAACAAACGAATGCGGACATAATCGATATCAATATGGGTTGCCCCGTGCCGAAAGTGACCAAATGCGACGCGGGCGCCCGTTGGCTGCTCGACCCGAACAAGATCTATGAAATGGTATCGGCGGTCGTTGAAGCGGTGGAGAAGCCGGTAACGGTCAAAATGCGCATCGGCTGGGACAGCGAGCACATTTTTGCGGTCGAGAACGCCCAAGCGGTCGAACGTGCGGGCGGCAAAGCAGTCAGCGTTCATGGACGAACAAGGGAGCAGTTGTATACCGGTACGGCCAATTGGGATATTATAAGGGATGTTAAGCAAGCGGTATCCATTCCCGTTATTGGAAACGGCGACGTGTTCACGCCAGAGGATGCGCAGAAGCTGCTTGATCAAACGGGCTGCGACGGCGTCATGATCGGGCGCGGCGCACTCGGCAACCCTTGGATGCTGTATCGCACGATTCATTATTTGACGACGGGCGAGCTGCTGAACGATCCGTCGGCCCGCGAGAAAATGGACGTGGCGATTCTTCACATGGACAGGCTCGTTAACCTTAAAGGCGAGTTCACGGCTGTCCGCGAAATGCGCAAGCATTTGGCTTGGTACCTGAAGGGTATTCCAGGCGCGGCTCAGGTGAAGGACGTTATCATGGAAGAAACGACACGTGACAAAATGGTGCAAATTTTGGGGGATTTTGTCGAGTCGCTGGGCGATACGAGCGAGACGCCAGTAACTGCAGTCACATCTACCAGAAACGAAGCGGTATACCATTAA
- a CDS encoding helix-turn-helix domain-containing protein encodes MEYDQLAGRVRAFRKLKGYTQQELAAKLEISVAVLGSLERGTRKPDPKLLERISDALGISYSDLTAES; translated from the coding sequence ATGGAATACGATCAATTGGCAGGGCGCGTCCGCGCATTCCGGAAGCTGAAAGGGTACACGCAACAGGAACTGGCTGCAAAGCTGGAAATATCCGTTGCCGTGCTCGGCTCCTTGGAGCGGGGAACGCGCAAGCCCGACCCGAAGCTGCTGGAACGCATCTCGGACGCGCTCGGGATTAGCTACTCCGACTTAACCGCCGAGTCGTAA
- the folK gene encoding 2-amino-4-hydroxy-6-hydroxymethyldihydropteridine diphosphokinase, with amino-acid sequence MEDYNPPGTNERMIGEGGVAYIALGSNVGDRAKLLQDALLMLERHPDIKVLRVSAVYETEPVGYTDQPAFLNMAAALDTSLSPLQLLRAMLGMELQLGRTRDVRWGPRTIDLDLLLYEGVAMSGEELTLPHPRMMERAFVLVPLSDVLEDGHPLYAQATELAQQALQDRGEGIALWNTINWQGASAHSGS; translated from the coding sequence ATGGAAGACTACAACCCGCCGGGAACTAACGAGCGGATGATCGGAGAAGGCGGCGTTGCCTATATCGCGCTGGGCTCCAACGTCGGGGATCGTGCAAAGCTCTTGCAAGACGCGCTTCTGATGCTGGAGCGGCATCCCGATATCAAGGTCCTTCGCGTATCGGCCGTGTACGAAACCGAACCTGTCGGCTATACCGACCAGCCGGCCTTTCTTAATATGGCTGCCGCCCTGGACACGTCGCTCTCGCCTCTGCAGCTTCTTCGTGCCATGCTTGGCATGGAACTGCAGCTCGGCCGTACGAGAGATGTCCGCTGGGGGCCGCGCACGATCGATTTGGATTTGCTGCTTTACGAAGGAGTCGCGATGTCCGGCGAGGAGCTGACGCTGCCCCATCCGCGCATGATGGAACGGGCATTCGTGCTCGTGCCGCTCTCTGATGTGCTGGAAGATGGGCATCCGCTTTACGCGCAGGCGACGGAATTGGCGCAGCAAGCGTTACAGGACAGAGGGGAAGGAATCGCGCTATGGAATACGATCAATTGGCAGGGCGCGTCCGCGCATTCCGGAAGCTGA